The genomic DNA GTCAACAGTTGCGAAAAGCGGAAATTGAAATCATTAAAGAACGTGCTACTTTTATTGATGCCCATACTCTAGATTTGCATGGGCATAAAGTTACAGCCGATAAAATTTTAATTGCTGTGGGTGGAAAACCCACTAAGCCTAATATTCCCGGGATAGAATACGCCATTACATCCCGTGAAATGTTTCATTTGCCTTATTTACCAAAACGGTTAGCAATTATTGGTGGTGGTTATATTGGTGCTGAATTTTCCAGCATGATGCAGGCTTTAGGGTGCGAAGTCACACTGATTGAAGCAGATGAGATGATGTTGTCAGGGTTTGATGACGATATTCGCTCTGGCGTACAACAGGGTTTAAGCAAGCGCGGAATTAGAATTTTGACTCACAGCAGGGTTGAAGAAATCACTCACTTAGATGACGGTTGGCTATTGAAGACTACTGGCGACTGTGCAGAAACCATGGCCGCAGATACTATCCTTGTGGCTACAGGTTCGAGTCCTAATATCAAAAATCTGGGTTTAGAAAAGGCTAAAGTCGAAGTTGGTCAACAAGGTGAAATTAAGGTGGACGAATACTACTGCACCACCCAAGAAAATATTTTTGCTGTGGGTGACTGCATCAACCGTATGCAATTAACTCCAGTAGCCAAGGCAGAAGGTATTGCTTTTGCCAATACAGTTTTTGGTAATAACCCGCAAACAGTGAATTACGATTATGTGCCTTCTGCTGTTTTTTCTCGTCCAGAAGGGGCTGGTGTGGGGATGACGGAGGCTAAAGCACGGGAAAAATTTGGGGAGTCGGTAAAGTGTTACTCTAGCGAGTTACAACCCCTTTTGTATCAGCTACTAGAAGCAGAGGAGCCAGCTATGATCAAGTTAGTAGTTGATGGCAATTCTCAACAAGTTTTGGGCGCTCATATGCTGGGTGAAAATGCCGCCGAAATTATTCAAACGTTAGGAGTGGCAATTTGTCAAGGAATTACCAAGCAAGAATTGAATGAAACAATAGGCATTCATCCCACGACAGCAGAAGATTTTTTCTCTTTATAGTAGATTGACACTGCACCTGTGTGAAGCTCTTTGTGAGGTCGCCGGAGTTGGATAAAGCTCAATACAGTTGCCATAGTTATGATACTAGCCTTTTCGATGGTCTGAGCGGATGCGATCGCTTCAGAGGAAAAGACTTCGGTGGTTCTAAGTAAGCATACTGTGGCGGATCTGTTTTATAGTATTCTTCGGGAATTGATCTCGAATGATCAGCAATTGCCAAAATTACGCTATTTTCTGGAGGTATGATTGACTCACGCAGTTGCAAAAATGCGGAAAGCGCTTGATGATTTTGCCGTAATTCCACTCAACCCCCACCAAAGACACTCAGCCATGCTGCACCGACTGCGGAAATTTTAGTGAGCAAATGACCTCAACGCGCCATTTGCTGGGACGGGGGTGATGTTGTCTCAGTCCCTTTTGTTGCTTGAGGTGATATTGGCAGCAGAAACATATTTTTTGGTTAAGGTAGATGTAGGTTCTTCTGCCATATCATGTTAATAGTTAATTTGCGTACTACTACTTTATTTATTTATTCAGGGCTGGTTTGACGACAAATACATTGAAATAAGACTTAAATGAGAAACTTATACTTTTGTAATGTGTTTTCTATTTTTGACCAAAGTTGGGTTAATAAATTTCGACTTAGTAGAGCTTTAACCCCAATTCTGCCCAAGTTATTCTCTAATTGAGATCAAAGGTGTGATTTTTCCACAGACTGGAGTGGGAAATTCGCCGCTTCAGGACTTAGTTAGGGTGAGATTTTATTTTCTCAACCCAATGGGTAAGCCTCCTAGAATTGATCTATGGGGAGTTTATTGTGGTGCTACTGGCAAATCTTGTACAAGACTGAGGATTTACCATCAAGTTGATACTTTTATGTACTTAACAACTTATAGATGGTGATTATCCCGTATCCTACCCCAAGACCTATGTCTTACGTCTTTAGAAGTAAACTTGACAGTTATATGGTCAAGAATGCTATTAGTCATGTTAATCAGTCAATTTTATTGATAGATTTTGATCACGAGGTGTCTCTTAAACTGTTAAACATGAAAAGGTTCGAGTCCCAGCATCTTAAGTCCAATATTTTAGCCAATTCTATGCGGTGGAAGAGGTAATATAAAAGCTATGCATAAAACCCTGTTATAGGGATTTTAGCAAATTTATCATTTGAGAATTGCTATAATCTATTGTCCAATCTAATTACTTTTCTATTTATTAGGTGTATTTTTCTATGGGTTCCCCAATGAATCGTCTGTCTATTTTTGTAGACGGAAACAATATGTTCTATGCTCAACAAAAAAATGGCTGGTTTTTTGACCCAAGACGAGTCTTAGACTATTTCAAACACGAGCAGTCAGATACAACATTAATCAATGCTTTCTGGTACACTGGCTTAAAAGACCCGCAAGATCAGCGAGGTTTCAGAGATGCTCTCATTAGCTTAGGATATACAGTTAGAACTAAAATTCTCAAAGAATATTATGATGACTCTTCCGGGCGCTATTCCCAAAAAGCTAATTTAGATATTGAAATTGTCGTAGATATGTTTAATACAGTAGATCAATATGATCGAGTAGTTTTATTCAGTGGTGATGGAGATTTTGAAAGAGCTATAGAACTTTTACGCTCAAAAAATACGCATATCACTGTAGTATCGACGGAAGGGATGATAGCCAGAGAGCTACGTAATGCTACTGATAGATATATTGATTTAAACGATATCAGAGACAGTATAGAAAAAGTAGAAGGTTAGTAATCTTAGCAAATATTTACAAATCTTAAAAGTAAAAAAACTAAGGTTCAAAATATTTTAAGGAAACAGTAAAAACTTAACAACGAGGAAAAATGACTAGCAAAGCCGAGAAAATTATCATTTTTGATACGACTCTCAGAGATGGAGAACAATGTCCTGGGGCAACTCTAAATATAGATGAAAAGTTAGCGATCGCTAAACAACTATCCCGCTTAGGCGTAGATGTAATTGAGGCAGGTTTTGCCTTTGCGAGTCCGGGAGACTTCCAAGCTGTGCAGAAAATTGCTCAACTTGTGGGGACAGAAGATGGCCCGGTAATTTGTAGTTTAGCTAGAGCGATTAAAGCAGATATTGAAGCGGCAGCAGAGGCTTTAAAACCAGCAGTTCACGGCCGGATTCATACATTTATTTCGACCTCTGATATTCATTTAGAGTATCAGCTGCGGAAGTCACGGGCGGAAGTTTTAGCGATCGCCGAAGAAATGGTAGCTTATGCTAAGTCGTTCATGGCAGATGTGGAATTTTCGCCAATGGATGCGGCGCGTTCTGACCCAGATTTTCTTTATCAAGTATTAGAGCGTGCGATCGCATCTGGCGCAACAACAGTTAATATTCCTGACACTGTAGGTTACATGACCCCCAGTGAATTTGGGGCAATGATTAAGGGGATTAAAGATCATGTCCCGAATATTGATCAAGCAATTATTTCCGTACACGGACATAACGATTTAGGTTTAGCAGTTGCCAACTTCCTCGAAGCTGTCAAAAATGGTGCAACTCAATTAGAATGTACCATCAACGGCATTGGTGAACGAGCCGGAAATGCCTCCTTAGAAGAATTGGTCATGGCTTTGCACGTCCGGCGACAATATTTCAATCCCTTCTTAGGAAGACCAGAAGATTCTGAAGAACCGCTGACTAATATTGACACGCGTCAAATTTATAAAACCTCCCGCTTGGTTTCTAATTTGACGGGAATGTTAGTGCAACCCAATAAA from Nodularia sp. LEGE 06071 includes the following:
- the gorA gene encoding glutathione-disulfide reductase encodes the protein MTFDYDLFVIGTGPGGLAAAKKAASYGVRVAMAEQETIGGTCVNRGCVPKKLIVYAADFAKENQMAQSYGWSQCKRYFDWTLLMKSVHRHIEHINYSYCQQLRKAEIEIIKERATFIDAHTLDLHGHKVTADKILIAVGGKPTKPNIPGIEYAITSREMFHLPYLPKRLAIIGGGYIGAEFSSMMQALGCEVTLIEADEMMLSGFDDDIRSGVQQGLSKRGIRILTHSRVEEITHLDDGWLLKTTGDCAETMAADTILVATGSSPNIKNLGLEKAKVEVGQQGEIKVDEYYCTTQENIFAVGDCINRMQLTPVAKAEGIAFANTVFGNNPQTVNYDYVPSAVFSRPEGAGVGMTEAKAREKFGESVKCYSSELQPLLYQLLEAEEPAMIKLVVDGNSQQVLGAHMLGENAAEIIQTLGVAICQGITKQELNETIGIHPTTAEDFFSL
- a CDS encoding NYN domain-containing protein, which translates into the protein MGSPMNRLSIFVDGNNMFYAQQKNGWFFDPRRVLDYFKHEQSDTTLINAFWYTGLKDPQDQRGFRDALISLGYTVRTKILKEYYDDSSGRYSQKANLDIEIVVDMFNTVDQYDRVVLFSGDGDFERAIELLRSKNTHITVVSTEGMIARELRNATDRYIDLNDIRDSIEKVEG
- a CDS encoding 2-isopropylmalate synthase — its product is MTSKAEKIIIFDTTLRDGEQCPGATLNIDEKLAIAKQLSRLGVDVIEAGFAFASPGDFQAVQKIAQLVGTEDGPVICSLARAIKADIEAAAEALKPAVHGRIHTFISTSDIHLEYQLRKSRAEVLAIAEEMVAYAKSFMADVEFSPMDAARSDPDFLYQVLERAIASGATTVNIPDTVGYMTPSEFGAMIKGIKDHVPNIDQAIISVHGHNDLGLAVANFLEAVKNGATQLECTINGIGERAGNASLEELVMALHVRRQYFNPFLGRPEDSEEPLTNIDTRQIYKTSRLVSNLTGMLVQPNKAIVGANAFAHESGIHQDGVLKNKLTYEIMDAQLIGLTDNQIVLGKHSGRNAFRSRLTELGFELSETELNKAFVRFKDVADKKKEISDRDLEAIVNDEIQQTPDLFRVELVQISCGNNACPTATVTLRTPDGEELTDAAIGTGPVDAVYKAINRVVNVPNELIEFSVQSVTEGIDALGEVTIRLRHDSRVFSGHAANTDIIVASAQAYVNALNRLYASLQPQEQEEEITAHKI